The Humulus lupulus chromosome 3, drHumLupu1.1, whole genome shotgun sequence genome window below encodes:
- the LOC133822213 gene encoding cytochrome P450 71B34-like encodes MLYTMWLLLILLLPLLFLMQKKIKAKQNNTSQLPPGPSKLPIIGNIHQLGSLPHQSLWKLSKRYGDVMLLRLGRLQAIVVSSAEAAEEVLKVHDLDCCSRPPLAGLAKLSYNNHDISFSPYSEHWRQIRKVCVLKLFSIKSVQSFQFVREEEIDSLICFLKDSSTTPVNLSEKMYSLTASVILRTAFGKRFLECGLDNDKFEDIIHRAIAVLGSLTASDLFPYVGWIIDRLTGLHARFERSFHELDDFFCRVIDEHLKRSPKEGKEDIVDLLLCMERSKSDYGDFQFTRDCTKAVLMDIFLAGVDTGAVTLTWAMSELAKNPTVMKKVQNEVRSLKNGKITESDIHQLQYLKMVVKETLRLHPALPLLVPREIMSRFKLANYDVSPKTLIQVNVWAIGRDPKYWQNPEEFFPERFIDSFIDYKGQHFELLPFGAGRRGCPGMYSAMTMVELTLANLLTCFDWKLPDGIRESDIDMEEAAGLTTHKNTALKLVPVTYQWPSKDQI; translated from the exons ATGCTTTACACCATGTggcttcttcttattcttcttcttcctctgcTCTTTCTCATGCAAAAAAAGATCAAAGCAAAACAAAATAACACATCACAACTTCCTCCAGGCCCTTCAAAGCTTCCTATCATAGGCAACATACACCAACTTGGCTCCTTGCCCCATCAATCTCTATGGAAACTCTCCAAGAGATACGGTGATGTTATGCTCCTCCGATTGGGAAGACTACAAGCCATCGTGGTCTCTTCGGCGGAGGCTGCAGAAGAGGTCTTAAAAGTTCATGACCTGGACTGTTGCAGTAGACCACCCTTAGCTGGTTTGGCAAAACTTTCTTATAATAACCATGACATATCTTTCTCACCTTATAGTGAGCACTGGAGACAGATTCGTAAGGTTTGTGTTCTCAAGCTATTTAGCATAAAAAGTGTTCAGTCTTTCCAGTTCGTCAGAGAAGAAGAGATAGATTCTCTGATTTGTTTCCTCAAAGACAGTTCGACTACTCCAGTTAATCTCAGTGAAAAGATGTATAGTCTTACGGCAAGTGTGATTCTAAGGACAGCCTTTGGAAAGAGGTTCCTGGAGTGTGGACTAGACAATGATAAGTTTGAAGATATTATCCATCGGGCAATCGCTGTATTAGGAAGCTTGACAGCCTCTGATCTTTTTCCTTACGTGGGCTGGATTATTGACCGGTTGACTGGTCTTCATGCAAGATTTGAGAGGAGCTTTCATGAGCTGGATGACTTCTTTTGTCGTGTCATTGATGAACATCTAAAAAGATCCCCAAAAGAAGGAAAGGAAGACATTGTTGACTTACTGCTATGCATGGAGAGAAGTAAATCTGACTATGGAGATTTTCAATTCACTAGAGACTGTACTAAGGCAGTTCTCATG GATATCTTCCTAGCTGGTGTGGACACTGGTGCAGTCACCTTAACTTGGGCAATGTCCGAGCTTGCTAAGAATCCTACAGTAATGAAGAAAGTACAGAacgaagtaagaagtttgaaaaATGGAAAAATTACTGAAAGTGACATTCATCAGCTTCAGTATCTGAAAATGGTAGTCAAAGAAACTTTGAGGTTGCACCCTGCACTCCCACTTTTAGTCCCAAGAGAAATTATGTCCCGTTTTAAGCTTGCCAATTATGACGTTAGCCCAAAAACACTTATCCAAGTTAACGTCTGGGCTATAGGTCGTGATCCTAAGTACTGGCAAAACCCAGAAGAGTTCTTCCCTGAAAGATTTATTGATAGTTTCATTGATTACAAAGGGCAACACTTTGAGTTATTGCCATTCGGAGCAGGTCGAAGAGGCTGTCCTGGAATGTATTCTGCAATGACTATGGTGGAGCTTACACTTGCTAATCTCTTGACTTGTTTTGACTGGAAATTGCCTGATGGAATCAGGGAGTCAGATATTGACATGGAGGAGGCAGCTGGGCTTACTACTCATAAGAATACTGCTCTGAAACTTGTTCCAGTTACCTACCAATGGCCATCAAAAGATCAAATTTAG